From the Salinimicrobium tongyeongense genome, one window contains:
- a CDS encoding four helix bundle protein, whose product MGKIEKFEDLEIWQLGREICQDLEVLFESTHLGKRFSLLNQMDRSSGSIMDNIAEGFGRGGNLEFRNFLGFSRGSCSELKSQLYRAKDKKLITEAEFLQLANKCEKEIAKITAFINFLNRSNLKGSKFKKA is encoded by the coding sequence ATGGGGAAAATTGAAAAGTTTGAGGATCTCGAGATTTGGCAATTAGGCCGGGAGATATGCCAGGATCTGGAGGTGCTTTTTGAATCTACGCATCTTGGAAAAAGGTTTTCTTTGCTAAACCAAATGGATAGAAGCTCAGGTTCCATAATGGATAATATAGCAGAAGGCTTTGGAAGAGGAGGAAATCTTGAATTTCGAAATTTTCTTGGTTTCTCCCGTGGCTCCTGTTCTGAGTTGAAGTCTCAACTGTATCGGGCAAAGGATAAAAAGCTGATCACAGAAGCAGAGTTTCTGCAATTGGCCAATAAATGTGAAAAGGAAATCGCAAAAATAACGGCTTTTATAAATTTTCTCAACCGATCTAACCTTAAAGGATCTAAATTTAAAAAGGCTTGA
- a CDS encoding O-antigen ligase family protein translates to MEYIKLLLLHIGIAFAIYLYEPLSMLYFFSVFAYFIFIILQKKNKNNEALMAAAYIAGVEIFWRMTGGAIFYETGKYAVIIFLLIGMLFKGASAKTTPFWLYLLILVPGIVIASLNPDYDEVFRKAVAFNLSGPVCLGVSAVYCYYKKISRKDFQRVLLMLLLPIITNMFYLYFYTPSLQEMVINIGANYAATGGYGPNQIATIMGMGCLLLVIRLFDIKGKLVNLVDLGLLGMMSYRALITFSRGGIVTAVICAVAFIMLLYYKQDRREQRQLQLKVIFLGGVLFASWAFSAAGSSGLIVNRWTGKDARGREKEDLTTGRVDLLSTELEAFYHNPVVGVGVGKAKSYREKELGEEIATHSEVSRLLSEHGLLGLLGVTILVVVPLLFWLKFKNNYFFLCFMLFWFLTVNHSAMRIALPAFVYGLALLYIVEDKRTDRRIIINERKPGLVGSSHS, encoded by the coding sequence GTGGAGTACATAAAGCTGTTGCTGCTTCATATAGGTATAGCTTTTGCAATTTACCTGTATGAGCCTCTTTCCATGCTTTATTTCTTCTCAGTTTTTGCTTACTTCATATTTATCATACTTCAAAAAAAGAATAAGAACAATGAAGCCTTAATGGCAGCCGCGTATATTGCGGGAGTTGAAATTTTTTGGAGGATGACCGGAGGAGCTATTTTCTATGAGACAGGAAAATATGCTGTAATAATTTTTCTGCTTATCGGTATGCTTTTTAAAGGAGCTTCCGCAAAGACAACACCTTTCTGGCTTTACCTGTTGATTCTTGTTCCGGGGATTGTAATTGCTTCCCTTAACCCCGATTATGATGAGGTGTTTCGAAAAGCAGTGGCATTTAATCTCAGTGGACCTGTTTGTCTCGGGGTCTCAGCTGTCTACTGTTATTACAAGAAAATCTCAAGAAAAGATTTTCAGAGGGTCCTGTTAATGTTATTATTACCCATAATAACTAATATGTTCTACCTCTATTTTTATACCCCAAGTTTGCAGGAGATGGTCATTAACATAGGTGCAAATTATGCAGCTACTGGAGGATACGGTCCAAACCAGATTGCCACGATAATGGGAATGGGATGTTTATTATTAGTCATTCGTCTGTTTGACATTAAGGGGAAATTGGTCAACCTTGTTGATCTGGGATTGTTGGGTATGATGAGCTACAGGGCTTTGATCACTTTTTCCAGGGGAGGAATAGTTACTGCAGTGATATGTGCCGTGGCTTTTATTATGCTTTTGTACTACAAACAAGACCGAAGAGAGCAAAGGCAATTACAATTGAAAGTTATTTTTCTGGGAGGAGTTCTTTTTGCTTCCTGGGCATTTTCGGCAGCCGGAAGTTCGGGTTTGATAGTGAATAGATGGACCGGGAAAGACGCAAGGGGTAGAGAGAAGGAAGATTTGACTACCGGAAGAGTAGACCTCTTGTCGACTGAACTTGAAGCTTTTTATCATAATCCGGTAGTCGGAGTTGGGGTGGGAAAAGCTAAATCTTATAGAGAAAAAGAACTGGGAGAAGAAATTGCTACGCACAGTGAAGTGAGCAGGCTCCTTTCTGAACATGGTTTATTAGGTCTTCTGGGAGTTACAATTTTAGTGGTTGTACCTTTACTCTTCTGGCTGAAATTTAAAAATAACTACTTCTTTCTTTGCTTTATGTTGTTCTGGTTTCTCACCGTAAACCACTCTGCCATGAGAATAGCACTCCCCGCATTTGTTTATGGGCTGGCATTATTGTATATAGTTGAAGATAAAAGAACCGATAGAAGGATCATAATTAACGAAAGAAAACCCGGCTTAGTTGGAAGTTCTCACTCCTGA
- a CDS encoding glycosyltransferase, whose protein sequence is MKREYHNEPGINMRVLQLIDSLRPGGAERMSVNYANALAKRIDGSFLCCTRMEGLLKSQLAPQVGYLFLEKRSRFGLKALFKLRSFARKNKINIIQAHGSSWFMAVLLKISLPKVKLVWHDHFGERAEKKLKPGILSIFSRYFDGIICVNSQLKDWAEKNLNCKKVSYIPNFPSRLVEGGALPGLNVTEGFKIVHLANLKQPKDHLTLLKAFQILVEIDSSVSLHLIGKEEEDLYSKELKKFLKENGLNEKVHFYGEQGKVADFLAQADVGVLSSSSEGLPVALLEYGLAGLPVVCTAVGECEAVVGGNGLVVPPKDAEAFFKALQYYFENEIERNRDAVAFQKRVFQNYSEEQVVEQLLDFLKELYVHQEK, encoded by the coding sequence ATGAAAAGGGAATATCATAATGAGCCAGGAATCAACATGCGTGTCCTACAGTTAATCGACAGCCTGCGCCCCGGCGGCGCCGAACGCATGTCCGTCAATTATGCCAATGCCCTGGCAAAGCGGATTGACGGTTCTTTTCTCTGCTGTACTCGTATGGAAGGTTTACTGAAAAGCCAGCTGGCACCGCAGGTAGGTTACCTTTTCCTGGAGAAACGAAGCCGTTTTGGGTTAAAAGCACTTTTTAAACTGAGAAGTTTTGCAAGGAAGAACAAAATAAACATCATTCAGGCCCACGGCAGCTCCTGGTTTATGGCTGTACTGCTAAAAATTTCTCTTCCAAAAGTGAAACTGGTGTGGCATGACCATTTTGGAGAAAGAGCGGAAAAAAAATTAAAGCCAGGGATATTATCTATTTTTTCGCGATACTTCGACGGAATTATTTGTGTTAACTCCCAACTCAAAGATTGGGCTGAAAAGAATTTGAATTGTAAAAAAGTAAGTTATATCCCCAATTTTCCATCCCGTCTTGTTGAAGGTGGAGCGTTACCAGGGCTTAATGTGACAGAGGGTTTTAAAATAGTGCATTTGGCCAATTTAAAACAGCCCAAAGATCACCTGACCCTTCTCAAGGCCTTTCAAATATTGGTAGAGATCGATTCTTCTGTCAGTCTGCATTTAATAGGAAAGGAGGAAGAAGATCTCTATTCCAAAGAATTAAAAAAATTCCTGAAAGAGAATGGCTTGAATGAGAAAGTTCATTTTTACGGAGAGCAGGGGAAGGTTGCGGATTTTTTGGCCCAGGCCGATGTTGGGGTACTTTCTTCTTCTTCAGAAGGTTTGCCTGTTGCCCTGCTTGAATATGGTCTTGCAGGTTTGCCGGTGGTTTGCACCGCGGTAGGAGAGTGCGAAGCTGTAGTGGGAGGTAATGGCCTGGTGGTCCCGCCTAAAGATGCTGAAGCCTTTTTTAAAGCACTGCAATACTACTTTGAAAATGAAATAGAGAGGAACCGGGATGCGGTTGCCTTTCAAAAAAGGGTTTTTCAAAATTATTCTGAAGAACAGGTAGTAGAACAGCTTTTAGATTTTTTAAAAGAGTTGTATGTTCATCAGGAGAAATAA
- the scpA gene encoding methylmalonyl-CoA mutase, whose amino-acid sequence MSRKDLQHLKLKNIKKDSKRPENACEYKDLPHLNFAAGIPPYLRGPYSTMYVMRPWTIRQYAGFSTAEESNAFYRRNLAAGQKGLSVAFDLPTHRGYDSDHERVVGDVGKAGVAIDSVEDMKVLFDQIPLDQMSVSMTMNGAVLPILAFYIVAAEEQGVKPALLSGTIQNDILKEFMVRNTYIYPPTPSMKIISDIFEYTSKNMPRFNSISISGYHMQEAGATSEIELAYTLADGLEYIRKGLEAGMNIDSFAPRLSFFWAIGLDHFTEIAKMRAARMLWAKLVKQFNPKNEKSLALRTHSQTSGWSLTEQDPFNNVARTSIEAAAAAFGGTQSLHTNALDEAIALPTDFSARIARNTQLHLQQETQITRTVDPWAGSYYVEELTDKIAHKAWELIQEVEELGGMTKAIEAGIPKLRIEEAAAIKQARIDSGQDIIVGVNKYRREKEDPIVTLEVDNQSVRRQQIERLNQLKADRNNETVKQALQKLTEAARSGQENLLALAVDAARKRASLGEISDALEEVYGRYKAQIKSFSGVYSKEIKDDASFKKAREMADKFAEQEGRRPRIMVAKMGQDGHDRGAKVVSTGYADVGFDVDIGPLFQTPAEAAKQAVENDVHILGVSSLAAGHKTLVPQVIEELRKHGREDIMVIVGGVIPSQDYQFLFDAGAVAVFGPGTKISEAAIQLLEILID is encoded by the coding sequence GATCTGCCTCATCTCAATTTTGCTGCGGGAATTCCGCCTTACCTGCGGGGGCCTTACAGCACCATGTACGTGATGCGGCCCTGGACCATTCGCCAGTACGCCGGGTTCTCAACCGCCGAGGAAAGTAACGCCTTTTACCGCCGCAACCTCGCTGCGGGACAAAAAGGGCTTTCGGTAGCCTTTGACCTTCCCACCCACCGCGGGTACGACAGTGACCACGAAAGAGTGGTGGGAGACGTTGGGAAAGCAGGGGTGGCCATAGACTCGGTAGAAGACATGAAGGTGCTCTTTGACCAGATCCCGCTAGACCAGATGTCGGTTTCCATGACCATGAATGGGGCGGTACTGCCCATACTCGCGTTCTACATCGTGGCTGCCGAGGAACAGGGCGTAAAACCTGCACTGCTTTCAGGAACCATTCAAAATGACATTTTAAAGGAGTTTATGGTGCGAAACACCTACATCTATCCTCCCACTCCTTCGATGAAGATCATTTCTGATATTTTTGAGTACACCTCCAAAAATATGCCCCGCTTTAACAGCATTAGTATCTCGGGGTACCACATGCAGGAAGCAGGTGCCACCAGTGAGATCGAACTGGCCTACACTTTAGCCGACGGACTAGAATACATCCGAAAAGGCCTCGAAGCCGGGATGAACATCGACAGTTTTGCACCGCGCCTGTCCTTCTTCTGGGCCATAGGTTTAGATCATTTTACTGAAATCGCCAAAATGCGTGCAGCCAGGATGCTGTGGGCAAAACTGGTGAAACAGTTCAACCCGAAAAACGAAAAATCCCTCGCGCTTAGAACGCATAGCCAGACCAGCGGCTGGAGTTTGACCGAGCAGGATCCTTTCAACAACGTGGCACGTACTTCTATAGAAGCTGCCGCTGCTGCTTTTGGGGGCACCCAGAGTTTACACACCAATGCCCTTGATGAGGCTATCGCCCTGCCCACAGATTTCTCTGCCAGGATTGCCAGGAACACCCAGCTGCACCTGCAGCAGGAAACCCAGATCACGCGGACTGTAGACCCATGGGCTGGTAGTTATTATGTGGAAGAACTCACAGACAAGATCGCCCATAAGGCCTGGGAGCTTATCCAGGAAGTGGAAGAGCTGGGCGGTATGACCAAAGCCATCGAGGCCGGAATTCCAAAGCTAAGAATAGAAGAAGCCGCAGCCATTAAGCAGGCAAGGATTGACAGCGGCCAGGATATAATTGTAGGGGTAAACAAATACCGCAGGGAAAAAGAAGACCCCATCGTGACCCTGGAGGTAGATAACCAGTCGGTGAGAAGGCAGCAAATTGAGCGGCTTAATCAGCTGAAAGCCGACAGGAACAATGAAACAGTAAAACAGGCGCTTCAAAAACTCACCGAAGCAGCAAGATCGGGGCAGGAAAACCTCCTGGCGCTGGCTGTAGATGCCGCCCGTAAGCGCGCAAGCCTTGGGGAGATAAGCGATGCTTTGGAAGAAGTTTACGGCAGGTACAAAGCACAGATAAAATCATTTAGCGGAGTGTATTCAAAAGAGATCAAAGACGATGCTTCCTTTAAAAAGGCGAGAGAAATGGCCGACAAGTTTGCTGAACAGGAAGGCCGACGCCCCAGGATCATGGTGGCAAAAATGGGACAGGACGGGCATGACCGTGGTGCCAAAGTAGTATCTACAGGTTATGCCGATGTTGGTTTTGACGTGGATATTGGGCCACTTTTCCAAACCCCGGCAGAAGCTGCAAAACAAGCCGTGGAAAACGACGTGCACATTTTGGGAGTTTCTTCTCTGGCTGCAGGGCACAAAACACTGGTGCCACAGGTGATTGAAGAACTCAGGAAACACGGCAGGGAAGATATTATGGTAATTGTAGGCGGGGTGATCCCGTCACAGGACTACCAGTTCCTCTTTGACGCAGGTGCCGTAGCCGTTTTTGGCCCCGGAACAAAGATTAGTGAAGCGGCCATTCAACTGCTAGAGATCTTGATTGACTAA